One Nostoc sp. UHCC 0302 DNA window includes the following coding sequences:
- a CDS encoding thioesterase family protein, which yields MSEEKSSQPKLPTSALDTPSSYEFENWFEYPVRVQPHHTDYAGIVWHGSYLAWMEEARIECLRSIGIEFADLVALGCDLPVVELSVRYHRSIQLGMAVVVKTRMAEVTGVRLNWDYAIASTDGQELYVTAKVTLVALDRERGKIMRQLPASVKDALAKVSALHQG from the coding sequence ATGTCAGAAGAAAAATCAAGCCAACCAAAACTACCAACAAGCGCCCTTGACACTCCATCGAGTTATGAATTTGAGAATTGGTTTGAATATCCTGTAAGAGTGCAACCCCATCACACTGATTATGCAGGTATTGTCTGGCACGGTTCTTATCTAGCTTGGATGGAAGAAGCGCGGATAGAATGCTTGCGATCAATAGGTATTGAATTTGCTGATTTAGTAGCTTTAGGCTGTGATTTACCAGTTGTGGAATTGTCGGTGCGTTATCACCGTTCAATTCAATTAGGAATGGCAGTGGTGGTAAAAACACGGATGGCTGAAGTTACTGGTGTTCGCCTTAATTGGGATTATGCGATCGCTTCAACTGATGGACAAGAATTATATGTTACTGCCAAGGTGACTTTAGTGGCATTAGATCGCGAAAGAGGCAAAATTATGCGTCAATTGCCTGCAAGCGTTAAAGACGCACTGGCAAAGGTTTCAGCATTACATCAAGGATGA
- the aqpZ gene encoding aquaporin Z, translating to MISLLTRCLAEFVGTFVLVLGGCGSAVFAAAFPDAKANELGIGFVGVSLAFGLTVLIMAYAVGHISGAHFNPAVSFGLWSGKRFPASELLPYIIAQVLGAILAAGLVYLIATGKPGFTLSGSNPLATNGFGEHSPGGYSLAASFITEVVLTFIFLIVILGATDGRAPKGFAPIAIGLALTLIHLISIPITNTSVNPARSTGPALFAGVELFKQVWLFWVAPILGAILAGLFYSKALGESGAPVVGEAEREVSPGADDFSRR from the coding sequence ATGATATCACTTTTAACACGATGTCTTGCGGAATTCGTTGGGACATTTGTGCTAGTTCTTGGTGGATGTGGAAGTGCTGTTTTTGCAGCAGCATTTCCAGATGCAAAAGCCAATGAATTAGGAATTGGCTTTGTAGGTGTTTCTCTGGCTTTTGGTTTAACAGTGCTAATTATGGCCTATGCAGTTGGTCATATTTCCGGCGCTCATTTTAACCCAGCTGTATCATTTGGTCTTTGGTCAGGAAAGCGTTTTCCAGCCTCAGAATTGCTTCCGTACATTATTGCTCAGGTATTGGGAGCAATACTAGCCGCAGGTCTAGTTTATTTAATTGCCACTGGTAAACCAGGATTTACGCTTTCTGGTTCCAATCCATTAGCGACAAATGGTTTTGGAGAACATTCTCCTGGAGGCTATTCGCTGGCTGCTAGTTTCATTACAGAGGTCGTACTTACCTTCATTTTTTTAATTGTGATCTTAGGTGCAACAGATGGTCGTGCGCCAAAGGGCTTTGCACCAATTGCTATTGGTTTAGCATTAACACTAATTCATTTGATCAGCATACCTATAACGAATACATCGGTTAATCCTGCTCGTAGTACTGGCCCAGCACTTTTTGCTGGTGTAGAACTGTTTAAGCAAGTATGGCTATTTTGGGTAGCTCCAATTTTAGGTGCGATATTGGCAGGTCTATTCTATTCAAAGGCTTTAGGTGAATCAGGCGCACCAGTTGTAGGTGAGGCAGAACGTGAAGTTTCGCCCGGTGCGGATGATTTTTCGCGACGATAG
- the dxr gene encoding 1-deoxy-D-xylulose-5-phosphate reductoisomerase, which translates to MKAITLVGSTGSIGTQTLDIVTQYPDQFRIVGLAAGRNMEMLAAQIRQFRPKIAAICSEEQLPALKEAIKDLDPQPILLAGEAGVIEVARYGDAQTVVTGIVGCAGLLPTIAAIEAGKDIALANKETLIAGGPVVLPLVEKHGVKLLPADSEHSAIFQCLQGVPKGGLRRILLTASGGAFRDWDVEKLAEVTVADALKHPNWSMGRKITVDSATLMNKGLEVIEAHFLFGLDYKDIEIVIHPQSIIHSLIELQDTSVLAQLGWPDMRLPLLYALSWPERIYTNWERLDLVKAGNLTFREPDHQKYPCMQLAYAAGKAGGSMPAVLNAANEQAVALFLEEKIRFLDIPRCIEWVCDRHQNNNCVNPSLNDILAADTWARQEVLTATEKLATHTPIISLR; encoded by the coding sequence GTGAAAGCGATTACTCTTGTTGGTTCCACTGGTTCTATTGGTACTCAGACTTTAGATATTGTCACTCAGTACCCAGATCAGTTTCGGATTGTGGGATTGGCAGCTGGGCGCAATATGGAAATGTTAGCGGCTCAGATTCGGCAGTTTCGACCAAAAATAGCAGCGATTTGTTCAGAAGAGCAATTGCCAGCACTCAAAGAAGCCATCAAAGACCTTGATCCCCAACCGATTCTTCTGGCTGGCGAAGCCGGAGTCATAGAAGTTGCCCGCTATGGTGATGCCCAAACGGTTGTTACGGGTATCGTTGGTTGTGCTGGCTTGCTACCCACCATCGCAGCTATAGAAGCGGGTAAAGATATTGCCTTAGCCAATAAAGAAACCCTGATTGCCGGCGGCCCTGTGGTTTTACCCCTAGTCGAAAAACACGGTGTCAAATTATTACCAGCTGATTCCGAGCATTCTGCAATATTTCAATGCCTCCAAGGTGTACCAAAGGGAGGCTTGCGGCGGATTTTGCTCACTGCATCTGGTGGGGCTTTTCGAGATTGGGATGTAGAAAAGTTAGCAGAAGTGACGGTTGCTGATGCCCTGAAACATCCTAATTGGTCGATGGGGCGTAAAATCACAGTAGACTCAGCTACTTTGATGAATAAGGGACTGGAAGTGATTGAGGCTCACTTCTTGTTTGGCTTGGATTATAAAGATATCGAAATTGTCATTCATCCCCAAAGTATTATTCACTCGTTGATTGAACTGCAAGATACCTCAGTTTTAGCGCAACTCGGTTGGCCGGATATGCGTCTACCTCTGCTGTATGCGTTATCTTGGCCTGAGCGCATCTATACCAACTGGGAACGACTAGATTTGGTGAAAGCTGGAAATTTAACCTTCCGGGAACCAGATCATCAGAAGTATCCTTGTATGCAGTTAGCTTATGCTGCTGGTAAAGCTGGTGGTTCGATGCCGGCTGTATTAAATGCCGCAAATGAACAAGCTGTAGCGTTATTTTTAGAAGAGAAAATTCGATTTTTAGATATTCCTCGATGTATTGAATGGGTTTGCGATCGCCATCAAAATAATAACTGTGTAAATCCTTCTTTAAATGACATTTTGGCAGCAGATACATGGGCAAGACAAGAAGTTTTAACTGCAACTGAAAAATTGGCAACTCATACGCCAATAATTTCTTTACGTTGA
- a CDS encoding mannosyltransferase family protein yields the protein MAKVQIVISKILWKNDFLFPATMWFVSRMFIWTTMLLIAPNMPSPAEGTTSHFGWGVFDAWDSIHYRAIATTGYEFVNDGKQHNLAFFPLFPLSIWGLMKLGLPFELAGTLVNNLAFLAALYCLFFWVKEHYGLNAAQWSTAVVSWYPSAMFTGVIYTEGLYLFLSTAALRAFDQKQYGWTALWGAIATATRPTGMALIPALAIAAWKERRPPVAYIAGITTAIGILLFSLYCAISFGDPLAFIEAQRGWRPSLGFDWQGWLNMVMQIVVGTNNWQYGWIQGPSGGIKNPWYPLLFATIVNSGYFLWRFRKHFNSVKLIYSFYALVLFLLIVANEQLINNLLNAFMVLGGSYVLWHLRTQLTPVTFIYGFCGIGLLLASGGTISLSRLAYGIVPLSVAIGIVLSRHPRQGYLILGLFVTLLAKIAVGFAQEHWVG from the coding sequence ATGGCAAAAGTTCAGATAGTTATAAGTAAAATTTTGTGGAAAAACGATTTCCTCTTTCCCGCAACAATGTGGTTTGTCAGCCGGATGTTTATTTGGACAACCATGTTGCTGATTGCGCCAAATATGCCATCACCAGCAGAAGGAACTACATCTCATTTTGGTTGGGGGGTTTTTGACGCTTGGGATAGTATACATTACCGGGCGATCGCCACTACTGGATATGAATTCGTCAATGACGGTAAACAGCATAATCTAGCTTTTTTTCCCCTGTTTCCCTTAAGCATTTGGGGTTTGATGAAACTGGGGTTGCCGTTTGAACTAGCTGGGACGCTGGTGAATAACTTGGCATTTTTGGCAGCCCTTTACTGTTTGTTTTTCTGGGTAAAGGAGCATTATGGCCTTAATGCAGCACAGTGGTCTACTGCTGTGGTTTCTTGGTATCCATCTGCGATGTTTACGGGGGTGATTTACACAGAGGGGCTGTATTTGTTTTTGAGTACAGCTGCTTTGCGGGCGTTTGATCAAAAGCAGTATGGCTGGACTGCCCTTTGGGGTGCGATCGCTACAGCAACGCGTCCTACAGGTATGGCACTAATTCCAGCATTGGCGATCGCTGCTTGGAAAGAACGCAGACCACCCGTAGCCTATATTGCTGGTATAACTACCGCGATCGGAATACTTCTGTTCAGTCTGTACTGCGCGATTTCTTTTGGTGACCCTCTAGCATTTATCGAAGCACAACGGGGATGGCGGCCTTCTCTGGGATTTGACTGGCAGGGTTGGTTAAATATGGTCATGCAGATTGTAGTTGGCACAAATAATTGGCAATATGGTTGGATTCAAGGCCCATCTGGCGGAATTAAAAACCCTTGGTATCCTCTGTTGTTTGCCACGATTGTTAATAGTGGCTATTTTTTGTGGCGCTTCCGAAAACATTTCAATTCTGTGAAATTAATTTATAGCTTTTACGCTTTAGTCTTGTTTTTGTTAATCGTAGCCAACGAACAATTGATTAATAACTTGCTCAACGCTTTTATGGTCTTGGGTGGCAGCTACGTGTTGTGGCATTTACGCACGCAACTAACCCCAGTGACTTTTATTTACGGCTTTTGTGGTATAGGTTTGCTGCTTGCCTCTGGAGGTACGATTTCCTTAAGTCGTCTTGCTTATGGCATTGTGCCTCTGAGCGTAGCCATAGGTATAGTACTATCTCGCCATCCTCGTCAGGGATATTTAATATTGGGTTTGTTTGTCACATTACTTGCCAAGATAGCTGTAGGATTTGCCCAAGAACATTGGGTAGGCTAA
- a CDS encoding mannosyltransferase family protein, which produces MFKHRDVWVNGLFFALAMWLCSRLIIAAAMFLITPLLPTPSNGVPATLSWDTFFAWDSLLYKKIATSGYDYSLERKEYLVAFFPLFPLLSRAVMSIGLPFEVAGTLVNNLAFLAALIVLYAWINERHGMITARWVTAVLAWFPQSLFGTVIYSEGVYLLFSTAALRAFDHKQNGWTALWGAMATATRPTGIAMIPAFLLVSWKERRGIKAYLASLATAGGLFLYSLYCKIQFGDALAFINAQKAWRPSLGFDWQGWWKMLMQITIGAANWKYGWIKDPLHPVLFGIILSCGYILWRCHQRLGTVAVGYGFASLILLLWLLAGDPLINTVTVFGGAYLLWHFRTQLTSITVIYGFCGLALIFASGGTWSLSRIAYGIVSLSVALGMLFSRHPRWGYLTLPFFAILLASFTIRFSQKLWVG; this is translated from the coding sequence ATGTTTAAACACAGAGATGTATGGGTAAATGGTTTATTTTTTGCTTTAGCGATGTGGCTGTGTAGCAGATTGATTATCGCTGCTGCAATGTTTTTAATTACGCCTTTGCTTCCGACCCCATCAAATGGTGTACCTGCAACATTAAGCTGGGATACCTTCTTTGCTTGGGATAGCCTTTTATATAAAAAAATTGCAACTTCTGGTTACGATTATTCACTAGAAAGAAAAGAATATTTAGTTGCTTTTTTCCCTTTATTTCCCTTGTTAAGCCGTGCAGTCATGAGCATCGGATTGCCCTTTGAAGTGGCAGGCACGCTAGTCAATAATCTAGCATTTTTAGCAGCGCTGATTGTCTTGTACGCTTGGATAAATGAGCGTCATGGAATGATTACAGCCCGCTGGGTAACGGCTGTATTGGCGTGGTTTCCGCAGTCTTTATTTGGTACAGTTATTTACTCAGAAGGAGTATATCTCTTATTCAGTACAGCAGCTTTACGGGCTTTTGATCACAAACAAAATGGCTGGACAGCTCTTTGGGGTGCTATGGCTACTGCAACGCGTCCCACCGGCATAGCAATGATCCCCGCATTTTTACTTGTATCTTGGAAAGAACGCAGAGGCATAAAAGCTTACTTAGCGAGTTTAGCTACCGCTGGTGGTTTATTTCTCTACAGTTTGTATTGCAAAATTCAATTTGGCGATGCTTTGGCATTCATTAATGCACAAAAAGCATGGCGTCCCTCATTGGGTTTTGATTGGCAGGGGTGGTGGAAAATGCTCATGCAAATTACAATTGGCGCAGCAAATTGGAAATATGGCTGGATTAAAGACCCCTTGCATCCAGTGTTGTTTGGCATTATTTTAAGTTGTGGTTATATTTTATGGCGCTGCCATCAACGGTTAGGTACTGTTGCGGTGGGTTACGGCTTTGCTAGTTTAATTTTACTTCTATGGCTACTGGCAGGAGATCCATTAATTAATACAGTGACAGTTTTCGGTGGTGCTTATTTGTTATGGCATTTCCGCACACAATTAACTTCAATCACTGTGATTTATGGTTTTTGCGGTTTGGCGTTAATTTTCGCCTCTGGAGGAACTTGGTCACTTAGCCGTATCGCTTACGGTATTGTTTCACTAAGCGTAGCCTTGGGGATGTTATTTTCTCGTCACCCTCGTTGGGGATACCTAACGCTGCCGTTTTTTGCCATCTTACTTGCTAGCTTTACTATACGATTTTCCCAAAAACTCTGGGTAGGGTAG
- a CDS encoding DUF2079 domain-containing protein translates to MRKQLIELNAVGWMTGVSALILFGCSSFRHTVFQSGVFDLGIYDQVIYLISQGQPPISSFLGFHHMGNHAAWAVYPLALLYKIYPSPYWLLAVQAGVLALGAVPTWYLALQAGLKESQALIIAAVYLLNPLVFNVNLFEFHPEVMAVPVLLGVVLAARRNQIGWFCLGIIFILGCKAVLSLTVAMMGIWLLVFEKRRICGVFALIAGISWFLIASQVIIPLFSNNEVAAVARYSYLGSSVLEIVRNLFLKPYLILGRVFSLETLEYLLLLVAPLIWGLAPRHLTPLVSAIPALVLNILSDEQMQRDLIHQYSLPILPFLILAVISRVATGRGWLRTRRVMSLWALVAFIVLAKYGFFWSRYLRTIDTWQATREAIAQIHTKGAVLTTHSIAPHVTHRRTVQFVDDISGAPSDFVPFEYILLNVRHPDGTRNPEFAANLVNQLKKNQLFQLGYQRDDVYLFVKQSP, encoded by the coding sequence GTGAGAAAACAACTTATTGAGCTAAACGCCGTTGGTTGGATGACTGGTGTGAGTGCCTTAATTTTGTTTGGTTGTAGTAGTTTCCGACATACGGTGTTTCAGTCGGGAGTTTTCGATTTAGGAATTTATGACCAAGTTATTTACTTAATCAGCCAAGGACAACCGCCTATTTCCTCTTTTTTAGGCTTTCATCACATGGGTAATCATGCAGCTTGGGCAGTATACCCATTGGCTTTACTGTACAAAATTTACCCAAGCCCTTACTGGTTGTTAGCTGTGCAAGCAGGGGTATTGGCTTTGGGTGCTGTCCCTACTTGGTATCTCGCCCTACAAGCAGGGTTAAAAGAATCCCAAGCATTAATAATTGCAGCAGTTTACTTGCTAAACCCGCTAGTCTTTAATGTCAATTTGTTTGAATTTCACCCAGAAGTGATGGCTGTTCCTGTGCTGCTAGGGGTGGTTTTGGCGGCGCGGCGAAATCAGATAGGGTGGTTTTGTCTAGGCATTATTTTTATTTTGGGCTGTAAAGCTGTATTATCGCTAACAGTTGCGATGATGGGCATCTGGCTGCTCGTGTTTGAAAAGCGGCGCATATGTGGTGTATTTGCCTTAATTGCTGGTATTAGCTGGTTTTTAATTGCTAGCCAGGTAATTATTCCGTTATTTAGCAATAATGAAGTAGCAGCAGTAGCACGTTACAGCTATCTGGGTAGCTCAGTATTAGAGATTGTTAGGAATTTGTTTTTGAAACCCTATTTGATATTGGGTAGGGTATTTTCACTAGAGACTTTAGAATATTTGCTACTGCTAGTTGCGCCCTTGATTTGGGGACTTGCACCAAGACATTTAACTCCTCTAGTAAGTGCTATACCAGCTCTGGTTTTGAATATTCTTTCCGATGAGCAAATGCAAAGAGACTTAATTCATCAGTACTCTTTGCCAATATTACCTTTTTTGATACTGGCTGTAATTTCTAGGGTAGCTACTGGTAGAGGATGGCTACGAACTAGACGGGTAATGAGCTTGTGGGCGTTAGTGGCATTTATAGTACTAGCAAAGTATGGCTTTTTTTGGTCACGATATCTGAGAACAATCGATACTTGGCAAGCAACAAGAGAAGCGATCGCCCAAATTCACACTAAAGGTGCTGTTTTAACTACCCACAGTATTGCACCTCATGTAACCCACCGACGCACAGTCCAATTTGTCGATGATATCAGTGGCGCTCCATCTGATTTTGTCCCATTTGAGTATATATTGCTGAATGTGCGCCACCCAGATGGTACTCGTAATCCAGAGTTTGCTGCCAACTTAGTAAATCAACTTAAAAAGAATCAATTGTTTCAACTGGGCTATCAGCGTGATGATGTTTACTTGTTTGTGAAACAGTCTCCATAA
- a CDS encoding glycosyltransferase family 39 protein, with product MPKLKNIFFNLLIIAFLVCFVLAIRFKPITQAFELDYDEGLNLIKALLYSQGFSLYTEIWSDQPPLFTVLLSLWLSLFGQSVVAARLLVLIFSALLMWCFYQIIRRELGIIPALVATVFLLTSWLFIRISISVMIGIPSISLAMLSIYLITLYKQHDQKRFLILSGISLAISLQTKLFTIFLIPLILFYITDFKFNLVQENKHKRLLFNTFVFWLTPLLLLYTVILCAFQQFYNYKQIFQSHLNQPTELGLANFNNLNFILDMISQDYDYIFLSSIGILAIFWKKKINGLFPLTWLGTAILILFNYKPIWYHHYPLLAIPICWLAAYGVALLIDCFSQSWNRNLKLWNIKKLIFPSLVVGLLVVLIIATPPNTKGTPAKNLELMQLVLKHKSSTQWLFTDRPIYAFYAGLRVPPEIAVISYKRLNSGSLTTKDILAVLQNYRPEQIVLARWNSIIKGDNKIMDYIHENYSRTYINKEGTEEHYILSINNKNSKKLKLRN from the coding sequence ATGCCCAAACTTAAAAATATCTTTTTTAACCTGTTAATCATAGCTTTCTTGGTTTGCTTTGTATTAGCTATCAGGTTCAAACCAATCACGCAAGCTTTTGAACTAGATTATGATGAAGGGCTGAACTTAATTAAAGCACTTCTCTATTCGCAAGGTTTTTCTCTTTACACCGAAATTTGGAGCGATCAACCACCTCTTTTCACTGTCCTTTTATCATTATGGTTAAGTTTGTTTGGACAGTCTGTTGTTGCTGCACGCCTTTTAGTACTAATATTTTCAGCACTGTTGATGTGGTGCTTCTATCAAATCATTCGCCGCGAACTCGGAATTATACCAGCTCTTGTAGCAACAGTTTTTCTATTAACTTCCTGGCTATTTATTCGGATTAGTATTTCTGTAATGATTGGCATTCCATCAATATCACTGGCAATGCTTTCTATTTACCTTATCACTCTCTATAAACAGCATGATCAAAAGCGTTTCTTGATTTTATCTGGAATTTCACTAGCAATATCATTACAAACTAAGTTATTTACTATTTTTTTGATTCCTTTAATCTTATTTTATATCACCGATTTTAAATTTAACTTGGTTCAAGAAAATAAACACAAAAGACTATTATTTAATACCTTTGTTTTTTGGTTAACCCCTCTTCTGCTTCTTTATACTGTTATTTTATGTGCGTTTCAACAATTTTATAATTATAAACAGATATTTCAATCTCATTTAAATCAACCAACAGAACTAGGATTAGCAAATTTTAATAATTTGAATTTTATACTTGATATGATTAGTCAAGATTATGACTACATATTTTTATCTTCTATCGGTATATTAGCAATTTTTTGGAAAAAAAAAATAAATGGTCTTTTCCCTCTAACTTGGTTAGGAACGGCAATATTAATTTTATTTAACTATAAACCAATTTGGTATCATCACTACCCCTTACTTGCTATTCCTATTTGCTGGCTAGCTGCTTATGGAGTTGCTTTATTAATTGATTGCTTTTCTCAAAGCTGGAATCGAAATCTCAAGTTATGGAATATTAAAAAGCTAATATTCCCAAGTTTGGTAGTAGGATTATTAGTTGTTTTAATAATTGCAACTCCTCCTAATACTAAAGGAACTCCTGCGAAAAATTTAGAATTAATGCAACTTGTATTAAAACACAAGAGTTCTACCCAATGGCTGTTTACAGACCGTCCAATTTACGCTTTTTATGCTGGTTTGCGTGTTCCTCCAGAAATCGCAGTAATCTCATATAAACGACTAAACTCAGGTAGCTTAACAACTAAAGATATACTGGCTGTTTTACAGAATTATCGCCCTGAACAAATCGTCCTTGCCCGATGGAATTCTATAATCAAGGGTGATAATAAAATTATGGATTATATTCATGAAAATTACTCCAGAACTTATATTAATAAAGAAGGGACGGAGGAGCATTACATACTATCAATTAATAATAAAAATAGTAAAAAGTTGAAACTGAGAAATTAA
- a CDS encoding glycosyltransferase family 39 protein produces MRPFREKEWLLCLLAASLVLWLIFLGNSPLRDWDEGTVAQVAREIWRAPIGSMRWLFPTLAGEPYHNKPPLIHLLIAWTYSLGGVNEWTTRLPSAVLTALGVPLLYLVGRSLFNQILPSLFAALVYLTMLPVVRHGRLAMLDGAIITFFLLLLFCLLKARQNQRYALGVGFCLGLITLTKGMIVLLLGAIAFLFLLADRQFALLKSPYLWAGIFLGNAPAIAWFIAQWQHYGANFLQVNFYAQTFDRLAQPVEDHSGPPWYYLIELVKYSFPWLLFIPGGFYLAWKKRHTTWSCLIIIGTIVYIVTISLMRTKLPWYVMPIYPFFALTVGAELNEVWQQHYFKTRIWIFFLAVISIAGFGGVVYFVTANEEPILIVMSIVLAISMGIAAWLIKQRDRRFIPVLFSGMYLVLILLMSSHSWIWELNEAFAVKPVAALIHKHGLSGTTIYTSFAYGRPSLNFYCDCKVIPASVPVLQKMSLNKAYLLLDSASLQTINLSSSKILGTAEDFTLISP; encoded by the coding sequence ATGCGCCCATTCCGAGAAAAAGAATGGCTGTTATGCTTACTCGCGGCATCCCTGGTTCTGTGGTTGATATTTTTGGGAAACTCGCCCTTACGAGACTGGGATGAAGGTACTGTGGCACAGGTTGCTCGTGAAATTTGGCGGGCCCCAATCGGTTCAATGCGTTGGCTTTTCCCCACTTTGGCAGGTGAGCCTTACCATAATAAGCCGCCTTTAATACACTTGCTAATAGCTTGGACTTACTCCCTCGGAGGCGTGAATGAGTGGACAACACGGTTACCTAGTGCTGTGTTAACAGCTTTGGGAGTACCTTTACTTTACTTAGTAGGCCGTTCGCTTTTTAACCAAATTTTACCATCTTTATTTGCAGCTTTGGTGTACTTGACAATGTTGCCTGTGGTGCGTCACGGACGACTAGCAATGCTAGATGGTGCAATTATTACTTTTTTTCTGCTGCTGTTGTTTTGCTTGCTCAAAGCACGTCAGAATCAGCGATATGCTTTGGGTGTGGGATTTTGTTTAGGGCTAATTACTCTAACCAAGGGAATGATCGTTTTATTGCTGGGAGCGATCGCTTTTTTATTCTTACTTGCAGATAGACAGTTCGCTTTGCTGAAAAGTCCTTATTTGTGGGCGGGAATTTTTTTAGGAAATGCTCCGGCGATCGCTTGGTTTATTGCCCAATGGCAACATTATGGGGCCAACTTCTTGCAAGTTAATTTTTACGCACAAACTTTTGATCGCCTTGCACAACCTGTTGAAGATCATAGTGGCCCTCCTTGGTACTATTTAATTGAGTTAGTCAAATATAGTTTTCCCTGGCTGTTGTTTATCCCAGGAGGGTTTTATCTAGCTTGGAAAAAACGTCATACTACCTGGAGTTGCCTGATTATTATTGGCACAATTGTTTACATAGTCACTATCTCTTTAATGAGAACAAAACTCCCCTGGTATGTCATGCCTATATATCCATTTTTTGCCCTGACAGTTGGTGCTGAACTGAATGAAGTTTGGCAGCAACATTATTTTAAAACGCGTATTTGGATATTCTTCTTGGCTGTTATATCTATTGCTGGTTTTGGAGGGGTTGTTTATTTTGTTACTGCAAACGAAGAACCTATCTTAATTGTTATGAGCATTGTGTTGGCAATCAGTATGGGCATCGCTGCATGGCTGATTAAACAGCGCGATCGCCGATTTATTCCAGTTTTATTTTCTGGTATGTACTTAGTTTTAATACTGTTGATGAGTTCACACTCATGGATTTGGGAGTTAAATGAAGCCTTTGCAGTCAAACCAGTCGCGGCATTGATTCACAAGCATGGTTTATCAGGAACAACAATTTACACATCTTTTGCTTATGGTCGTCCTAGTTTGAATTTTTATTGTGATTGCAAAGTCATTCCTGCCAGCGTACCAGTTTTACAAAAAATGTCGTTAAACAAAGCTTATTTGTTATTAGATAGTGCCAGCTTACAAACAATAAATTTATCCAGCAGTAAAATACTTGGTACTGCTGAAGATTTCACTCTAATTTCGCCGTAA
- a CDS encoding polysaccharide deacetylase family protein, which produces MENNKSFLWPEGILIVLLALGGTLSLGLMMLIKPISSEAQSRQSINVKDTGANAGTQQRVEALKTLMLTSWQQEAQAKGLSDAVPSSFQGAIISTAKLTQGQKVIALTFDDGPWPETTGQVLDILKANNIKGTFFVVGQNLKNYPELGKRIVSDGHVIANHTWHHWYHFFNPQAAAFEIDSTTNLIYQVTGAKTTLFRPPGGILHNGLVAYAKNQKYTVVMWSSDSTDYKLPPVPRLINNVIKDSKPGGIVLMHDGGGNRSRTVQALPEIISNFRKKGYRFVTIPELLQIQDSDQRLATHKK; this is translated from the coding sequence GTGGAAAATAATAAGTCGTTTCTTTGGCCCGAAGGAATATTAATTGTACTGCTTGCCTTGGGCGGCACTTTGAGCCTTGGCTTGATGATGCTTATCAAACCAATTTCTTCGGAGGCTCAGAGTAGACAGAGCATAAATGTAAAAGATACTGGTGCAAATGCAGGAACTCAACAGCGCGTTGAAGCATTAAAGACGTTGATGCTTACAAGTTGGCAGCAAGAGGCACAAGCAAAGGGTCTTTCTGACGCTGTACCATCAAGCTTTCAAGGAGCAATAATTAGTACAGCAAAACTTACTCAAGGTCAGAAAGTTATTGCTCTAACATTTGATGATGGGCCTTGGCCTGAAACCACAGGGCAAGTATTAGATATCTTAAAAGCAAATAATATTAAAGGTACATTTTTTGTTGTTGGGCAGAATCTCAAAAATTATCCAGAATTAGGTAAACGGATTGTCAGCGATGGTCATGTTATTGCCAACCATACTTGGCATCACTGGTATCATTTCTTTAATCCACAGGCAGCTGCTTTTGAAATCGACAGCACAACAAACCTAATTTATCAAGTTACAGGTGCGAAAACAACTTTGTTTCGTCCCCCTGGTGGTATTCTGCACAATGGATTGGTTGCTTATGCTAAAAACCAAAAATACACTGTGGTAATGTGGTCATCTGACTCTACAGACTACAAACTACCACCTGTACCAAGGTTAATTAATAATGTGATTAAAGATTCAAAGCCTGGTGGTATCGTACTAATGCATGATGGTGGTGGTAATCGTTCTAGAACTGTCCAAGCTTTACCAGAAATTATCAGCAATTTTAGAAAGAAAGGTTATCGCTTTGTAACTATTCCAGAACTTTTACAGATACAAGATTCAGACCAAAGGTTGGCCACTCATAAAAAGTAA
- a CDS encoding DUF2839 domain-containing protein has protein sequence MGEAKRRKTKLGEKYGQETRVLPWVPITKNQGEQFVTWTTRGAWIGIGIMVVGWVTIRFIGPAFGWWEVAS, from the coding sequence ATGGGTGAAGCAAAACGTCGGAAAACTAAACTCGGAGAAAAATACGGTCAAGAAACTCGGGTTTTGCCTTGGGTTCCCATCACCAAAAATCAAGGTGAACAATTTGTTACTTGGACTACTCGTGGTGCTTGGATAGGCATCGGCATTATGGTTGTTGGGTGGGTTACCATCCGTTTCATCGGGCCAGCTTTTGGTTGGTGGGAAGTAGCCTCATAA